A region of Ferruginibacter albus DNA encodes the following proteins:
- the tamL gene encoding translocation and assembly module lipoprotein TamL, translating into MNKIILYSLLLALASCSVKKYLPAGEKLYKGATINIIKDKDVAASKGSLKRKLKTVIKPNANAFILGQPYKVWWWYVIGEPKKPKGLKAWLRKKLGEPPIFMSRVNVKQTAENMQAYMENEGYFHTTAQGDTTNKGYFTTANYTADVHPQYKIDSITWVNDSSELLHLLDSAKKRTVLKVGNPYRLRDIQTERTRLDLLLKTKGYYYFNPDYIMAYADSTIGNHKVDIFLNIKRSTPENAKHAYTVNQIMLFPNYTLIQPPPDTNKIGTFNYDGLLIRDTVHKFKPELFKRVITYRAGSVYSSTNQNKTLNRLINLGTFKFVKNRFDAVKDSGDAYRLNAYYYLTPNKKKSLQGSLDGFSKENNYIGSQLSINWKNRNTFGQAEQLSIKGYGSFEISTSDTLKGANNYRVGGEVSFTFPRYVIPFFKIKESNLFPPRTNLLIGYELFIKQAFYTQNVFRFKYELDWKESSNKEHTFAPVAITYLNASHITDSFYKAAQLNPAILLNVNSEAILSTYYTYTVTTINPAKRNQLYFNGGIDLSGNIAGLITGAKYARTKEIFNTPFAQYVKFDAEINYKRELGPKSSWVNHFQIGIGIPYNNSNILPITKQYLIGGSSSMRGFPMHFIGPGSYQPTANDIRFFQLIGGDYKLLANTEYRFPIAGSLYGAVFVDAGNIWTKDTVSFGAAGQLKKDFYKEIAVSTGAGLRFDASILLIRLDIGIPIRKPFLPDGQRWVIDKIALGNSQWRRDNLILNIAIGYPF; encoded by the coding sequence ATGAATAAAATCATACTATATAGTTTACTACTTGCATTGGCAAGCTGCAGCGTAAAAAAATATTTACCTGCAGGGGAAAAATTATACAAAGGCGCTACTATTAATATAATAAAGGACAAGGATGTAGCGGCATCAAAAGGTTCATTAAAGAGAAAATTAAAAACAGTTATCAAGCCAAATGCGAATGCATTTATATTAGGGCAGCCATATAAAGTTTGGTGGTGGTATGTGATCGGAGAACCTAAAAAACCAAAAGGATTAAAAGCATGGCTACGTAAAAAGCTGGGAGAGCCGCCAATTTTCATGAGTCGGGTTAATGTAAAGCAAACAGCAGAAAATATGCAGGCTTACATGGAGAACGAAGGCTATTTCCATACTACTGCACAAGGTGATACAACCAATAAAGGTTATTTCACCACTGCTAATTATACTGCCGACGTGCATCCTCAATATAAGATCGATAGTATTACCTGGGTAAATGACAGTTCTGAATTATTACACTTATTGGATTCAGCTAAAAAAAGAACCGTGTTGAAGGTTGGTAATCCTTATCGTTTAAGAGATATTCAAACAGAAAGAACACGCTTAGACCTGTTGTTAAAAACAAAAGGCTATTATTATTTTAATCCTGATTACATAATGGCTTATGCAGATAGCACTATTGGCAATCATAAAGTAGATATCTTTTTAAATATAAAAAGAAGTACTCCTGAAAATGCAAAGCATGCTTATACCGTTAACCAAATAATGCTCTTTCCTAATTACACACTTATTCAACCTCCGCCGGATACTAATAAGATCGGCACTTTTAATTATGACGGCTTATTGATAAGAGATACCGTGCATAAATTTAAACCTGAATTATTTAAACGTGTAATTACTTATCGTGCCGGAAGTGTTTATAGCAGTACAAATCAAAATAAAACATTAAACCGCTTAATTAACCTGGGGACATTCAAATTTGTAAAGAACCGTTTTGATGCAGTGAAAGATAGCGGTGATGCGTACCGCTTGAATGCATACTATTATCTTACTCCCAATAAAAAGAAATCCTTACAGGGGTCTTTAGATGGATTTTCAAAAGAAAATAATTACATCGGCTCGCAATTAAGTATCAATTGGAAGAACAGGAATACATTTGGACAGGCAGAACAATTGTCTATCAAGGGGTACGGTTCTTTTGAAATATCAACATCGGACACATTAAAAGGAGCGAATAATTACAGGGTAGGAGGAGAAGTTTCGTTTACGTTTCCCCGTTATGTAATTCCTTTTTTCAAAATAAAAGAAAGTAATTTGTTTCCGCCGCGTACCAATTTGTTAATAGGGTATGAGCTGTTCATTAAGCAGGCATTTTATACACAAAATGTTTTTAGGTTTAAATACGAACTGGATTGGAAAGAAAGCAGTAATAAGGAACATACGTTTGCTCCAGTTGCCATTACTTATTTAAATGCAAGTCATATCACCGATAGCTTTTACAAGGCGGCACAGTTAAATCCTGCTATTCTTTTAAATGTAAATTCAGAAGCGATATTAAGTACTTATTACACCTATACTGTTACTACTATTAATCCTGCCAAAAGAAATCAATTGTACTTTAACGGAGGTATAGATCTTTCAGGAAATATTGCCGGATTGATAACAGGAGCCAAGTATGCGAGAACAAAAGAAATATTCAATACGCCATTTGCCCAATATGTAAAATTCGATGCGGAGATAAATTATAAAAGAGAGCTGGGACCCAAATCGAGTTGGGTAAATCATTTTCAGATAGGAATTGGAATACCGTATAACAATTCAAATATTTTACCGATCACCAAACAATATCTTATTGGAGGTTCCAGCTCTATGAGAGGCTTCCCGATGCATTTTATAGGCCCCGGAAGTTATCAGCCAACAGCCAACGATATACGTTTTTTTCAGCTCATTGGCGGCGATTATAAATTACTTGCAAATACAGAATATCGTTTTCCAATTGCAGGGAGCTTATATGGAGCGGTGTTTGTAGATGCAGGGAATATTTGGACAAAAGACACTGTGTCTTTCGGTGCTGCAGGACAGCTTAAAAAAGATTTTTATAAAGAGATCGCAGTATCAACAGGTGCGGGCTTACGTTTTGATGCAAGCATTCTCTTGATAAGATTAGATATCGGTATTCCCATTCGTAAACCTTTTTTGCCTGACGGACAACGTTGGGTAATTGATAAAATAGCATTGGGTAATAGCCAGTGGCGAAGAGATAATTTAATATTAAATATAGCCATTGGCTATCCATTTTAA